One genomic region from Candidatus Cybelea sp. encodes:
- a CDS encoding CHAD domain-containing protein, producing MKWLQKAIRRERDALERARRRFIREPTEKRLHDVRTTGRRFRSLLEDVADLVPARKLLARVKRAGAATDAARDASIALRLLDAAIDEGERQNAAWLFAQLREREAEATQRARRLLRHARFVR from the coding sequence ATGAAGTGGCTGCAAAAAGCCATCCGCCGCGAGCGTGACGCGCTCGAGCGTGCGCGCCGAAGGTTCATCCGCGAGCCGACGGAGAAGCGGCTGCACGACGTACGCACGACGGGGCGCCGCTTCCGCTCCTTGCTCGAGGACGTCGCCGATCTCGTACCCGCGCGCAAGCTGCTCGCGCGGGTCAAACGCGCCGGCGCAGCAACCGATGCCGCCCGCGACGCCTCGATCGCGCTTCGCCTGCTCGACGCCGCCATCGACGAGGGCGAGCGGCAGAACGCGGCGTGGCTCTTCGCGCAGCTTCGGGAGCGCGAGGCCGAAGCGACGCAGCGCGCGCGGCGGCTCTTGCGGCACGCGCGATTCGTGCGATAG
- a CDS encoding CHAD domain-containing protein: MKPEHIDLRGVGEVSALARRVLKTRGREVQRLAAGLEHRDKQGLHDFRIACKRLRYALERFADRESPLLATAERLTLLQDALGEAHDRDVLLSVLPPTMPQTERSLRNERDLYVERAGVLWREVQELARACALMFFE, translated from the coding sequence GTGAAGCCCGAGCACATCGACTTGCGCGGCGTCGGCGAAGTCAGCGCGCTTGCGCGCCGAGTCCTCAAGACGCGCGGGCGTGAAGTTCAGCGGCTCGCCGCTGGTCTCGAGCACCGCGACAAGCAGGGCCTGCACGACTTTCGGATCGCGTGCAAGCGTCTGCGTTACGCGCTCGAGCGGTTCGCGGATCGCGAGTCGCCGCTGCTGGCAACCGCGGAACGCCTCACGCTCTTGCAAGACGCGCTCGGGGAAGCGCACGACCGCGACGTGCTGCTCTCGGTGCTTCCGCCGACGATGCCGCAGACGGAGCGGAGCCTTCGCAACGAACGCGACCTTTACGTCGAACGGGCCGGCGTGCTCTGGCGAGAGGTACAGGAGCTGGCCCGCGCCTGCGCTCTCATGTTTTTCGAATAA
- the secG gene encoding preprotein translocase subunit SecG, translating to MQQTPIALHAPWLTHTLAGIFIVAAVAMIALLAVQTTKQEGLTGTIGGRVETAYRGRLGADEQLKRWTGIAAVTFVVVAFFLSLTGI from the coding sequence ATGCAGCAGACACCGATTGCGCTGCACGCGCCGTGGCTGACGCACACGCTTGCCGGGATCTTCATCGTCGCCGCGGTCGCCATGATCGCGCTGCTGGCGGTTCAGACGACCAAGCAAGAGGGTCTGACGGGAACGATCGGCGGACGCGTCGAGACGGCCTATCGCGGGCGGCTCGGCGCCGACGAGCAGCTCAAACGGTGGACCGGCATCGCCGCCGTGACGTTCGTGGTCGTCGCCTTCTTTCTCTCGCTGACCGGTATTTGA
- a CDS encoding DUF1648 domain-containing protein, translated as MALFWFFLGGTIVAVTVVLTSRRYAQLPDRIPIHFGLMGDVDGYGPRFLAWLLVFVQLGVAVQFLLLSAMARHAGVVAAGDAILGICLAAQLLILNTARSGKTRANMLGFWIFLAAMIAGCVIAVGRR; from the coding sequence GTGGCTCTCTTCTGGTTCTTCCTCGGCGGCACGATCGTCGCCGTAACCGTCGTGCTGACGTCGCGGCGGTACGCGCAACTGCCGGATCGCATCCCGATCCATTTCGGCCTCATGGGCGACGTCGACGGCTACGGGCCGCGCTTCCTGGCGTGGCTGCTGGTTTTCGTGCAGCTCGGGGTCGCCGTCCAATTCCTCCTGCTGTCGGCCATGGCACGCCATGCCGGAGTCGTTGCCGCGGGCGACGCGATCCTCGGCATCTGTTTGGCCGCGCAGCTTTTGATCCTCAACACCGCGCGCAGCGGCAAAACCCGCGCGAACATGCTCGGCTTTTGGATATTCTTAGCGGCGATGATCGCCGGCTGCGTTATCGCCGTAGGCCGAAGATGA
- a CDS encoding NHL repeat-containing protein: MLFRAFKATRAAAAALLFAFALSGCHTAASSNPFGPSPSPGTPVIYIAQGGSPGSVTAYDPEGNLQTLGGAWTKLANPRAIAYDGGNGLLYVANLTGNAVTAYDTTGNQQVLTGTFARADVPSGIAYDSSNGWLYVVNQGSNNVTAYDENGSLQRLSGSWSGLTNPIGVAFDPGNGLLYVTSGAPNYNVGAYDQQGNKQTLAGSWTGLSFPTGIAYVSKNGRLYVTNSNNTTVTAYDRNGNQQALSGSFAGLNGPYGITYDPGAGLIYVTNIKGGTPTAYDTNGNEILLSASWSAIAGTPYGVTVVRPGTAAALDRRGGRRTGLLVGSSDGAMR; encoded by the coding sequence GTGCTTTTTCGAGCATTCAAAGCAACTCGCGCCGCGGCCGCCGCGCTTCTTTTTGCCTTCGCGCTTTCGGGCTGCCATACGGCTGCGTCATCGAATCCCTTCGGCCCGTCGCCCTCGCCCGGGACGCCCGTTATTTATATCGCCCAGGGCGGGAGTCCCGGAAGCGTGACCGCTTACGATCCGGAGGGGAACTTACAGACCTTGGGCGGCGCGTGGACGAAGCTTGCGAATCCTCGCGCGATCGCTTACGACGGCGGCAATGGTTTGCTGTACGTTGCCAATCTTACCGGCAACGCGGTGACGGCCTACGATACGACCGGCAATCAGCAGGTGCTAACCGGCACCTTTGCACGCGCCGACGTTCCCAGCGGGATCGCCTACGATTCGAGCAACGGATGGCTCTACGTCGTGAACCAAGGCTCCAACAACGTTACGGCCTACGACGAAAACGGGAGCCTGCAGCGTCTGTCGGGCTCGTGGTCCGGCCTCACCAATCCGATCGGCGTGGCCTTCGACCCCGGCAACGGACTGCTCTACGTGACGAGCGGCGCTCCCAACTATAACGTCGGCGCGTACGACCAGCAGGGCAACAAACAGACGCTTGCGGGCTCGTGGACCGGCCTGTCGTTTCCGACCGGCATTGCCTACGTCTCAAAAAATGGCCGGCTTTACGTCACGAACTCCAACAACACGACGGTGACGGCCTACGACCGCAACGGCAATCAGCAGGCGCTCTCGGGATCGTTCGCCGGCCTGAACGGGCCGTACGGGATCACGTACGACCCGGGAGCGGGGCTGATCTACGTAACGAACATCAAGGGCGGCACTCCGACCGCCTACGATACGAACGGAAACGAAATCTTGCTTTCGGCATCCTGGTCCGCAATCGCCGGAACGCCCTATGGGGTTACCGTCGTGCGGCCCGGTACGGCGGCGGCGTTGGATCGGCGAGGAGGCCGGCGAACCGGCCTCCTCGTGGGCTCCAGCGACGGTGCAATGCGCTAG
- the murI gene encoding glutamate racemase yields the protein MIGLFDSGLGGLTVLARIRERMPSADVLFFADQANVPYGDRTHAELLELVAANLERLDARGVDAIVTACNTSCAVAERYGWPGSRAPVLDLIESAAIAVQRGGFRRAGVVATAATVGAGSYGRTIRAKVGGIDVVEVPAPALVPLVEAGSVEGDEARAAVAEVCAHLPHDLDALVFGCTHYPVLEQHFRAVLGDSVTLVDPAIVQAERAAALLGERAQGRGTTEYLTSGDKAAFLRNVARFTAKR from the coding sequence GTGATCGGACTCTTCGATTCGGGCCTCGGCGGGCTCACGGTTCTCGCACGCATTCGCGAGCGGATGCCTTCGGCCGACGTCCTCTTTTTCGCGGACCAGGCGAACGTTCCGTACGGCGATCGCACGCACGCGGAACTGCTCGAACTCGTCGCGGCCAACCTCGAACGGCTCGACGCGCGAGGCGTCGACGCCATCGTCACGGCTTGCAATACCTCGTGCGCGGTAGCGGAGCGCTACGGCTGGCCGGGCAGCCGCGCGCCGGTCCTCGACCTGATCGAATCGGCGGCGATCGCGGTGCAGCGCGGCGGCTTCCGGCGCGCGGGCGTCGTCGCGACGGCGGCGACGGTCGGCGCCGGATCCTACGGACGCACGATTCGTGCGAAGGTCGGAGGGATCGATGTCGTCGAGGTGCCGGCGCCGGCGCTCGTTCCGCTCGTCGAAGCGGGCAGCGTCGAGGGAGACGAGGCGCGAGCGGCGGTCGCCGAGGTCTGCGCGCACCTGCCGCACGACCTCGATGCGCTCGTCTTCGGCTGCACGCACTACCCGGTGCTCGAGCAGCACTTTCGCGCCGTTCTCGGCGATAGCGTGACGCTCGTCGATCCGGCAATCGTGCAGGCCGAGCGCGCGGCGGCGCTCCTTGGCGAACGCGCCCAGGGGCGAGGGACGACCGAGTACCTCACCAGCGGCGACAAAGCGGCGTTTCTGCGCAACGTCGCGCGGTTTACGGCGAAGCGCTAA
- a CDS encoding N-acetylmuramoyl-L-alanine amidase: MSWISRFTARISKPVPLLLLAVAAAALPLPARADSSIAALYGGRTLRFTHVSTQSGAPAIGVNDPGLATLLRATGAVLTWRPGERYVLVTNSVPVVMSFAIGDRRYDVGPIALQANTAPFLIGDEAYLPMRELLRSLDLAMRQDGPVAVLQPQLSSLDVRQQGERVTLLAHGGAVLHARIVQQTPATITYAFDGVGTTLTGSRPPGGAVRSIAIANSGTVRAPVTTVTISLSPGAIAQAPQNPSGHDVLLTIDGPVAANAAPAPPSYAAGASPTSEPEPGAPTGGGPAVVTAVTVQQSGDDIDVAIAVSGDASYEWHRLREPDNRFWVDIKNSQMQGAPIEQSEADPLLSLRVRQVDPTTVRVALSLAGPKDMTLAPSATGLAITIGAQDVSDEPRSGTGTVGSVVAAAATGPAVTPAPLDETASSGTDSDSSGWKFGPRSNYLANNPRLIVIDPGHGGSDVGTVHSGVSEAQLTLDMAKRLRDLLVAQGWQVKMTRETDVDVYQPNDSARDELQARVDVANKAGARMFVSIHVNGFINSGPYGTTTYISKPDDVALARAIERHLAADGTKDDGIVKSHLYVTLHTKMPAALVETAFLSNPSDYALLTSAAWRQKVAQEIADGIGQYAREYPVTGQPSQ, from the coding sequence TTGAGCTGGATCAGCCGCTTCACCGCTCGGATTTCTAAGCCGGTTCCGCTGCTGCTGCTCGCGGTTGCGGCAGCCGCGCTGCCGCTGCCGGCACGCGCGGATTCCAGTATTGCGGCGCTCTACGGCGGACGCACGCTGCGCTTTACGCACGTCTCCACGCAGTCGGGCGCGCCGGCAATCGGAGTCAACGACCCCGGCCTGGCGACGCTGCTGCGCGCGACCGGCGCGGTTCTGACCTGGCGACCCGGTGAGCGCTACGTGCTCGTAACCAACTCGGTTCCGGTCGTCATGAGCTTTGCGATCGGCGATCGCCGGTACGACGTCGGGCCGATCGCGCTGCAGGCGAATACCGCGCCGTTTCTGATCGGGGACGAAGCCTATCTGCCGATGCGCGAGCTGCTGCGCTCGCTCGACCTCGCCATGCGTCAGGACGGTCCCGTGGCCGTGCTGCAGCCGCAGCTCTCTAGCCTCGACGTGCGGCAGCAAGGTGAGCGCGTCACGCTGCTCGCCCATGGCGGTGCGGTGCTGCACGCGCGGATCGTGCAGCAGACGCCGGCGACGATTACCTACGCCTTCGACGGCGTCGGCACGACCCTGACGGGCAGCCGGCCGCCGGGCGGCGCGGTGCGCAGCATTGCGATTGCAAACTCCGGCACGGTGCGCGCGCCCGTTACGACGGTAACGATTTCGCTCTCGCCGGGCGCGATCGCGCAAGCTCCTCAGAATCCGAGCGGCCACGACGTGCTGCTTACGATCGACGGACCGGTCGCGGCAAACGCGGCCCCGGCGCCGCCGTCGTATGCGGCCGGCGCGTCACCGACATCCGAACCGGAGCCCGGCGCACCGACCGGCGGCGGCCCCGCTGTGGTGACGGCAGTAACCGTACAGCAAAGCGGCGACGACATCGACGTTGCGATCGCCGTCAGCGGCGACGCCAGCTACGAATGGCACCGTCTGCGCGAGCCCGACAACCGCTTCTGGGTCGATATCAAAAACTCGCAGATGCAAGGCGCGCCGATCGAGCAGAGCGAGGCGGATCCGCTGCTTTCGCTGCGCGTGCGGCAGGTCGACCCGACGACGGTGCGGGTCGCGCTCTCCCTCGCCGGTCCCAAAGATATGACCCTAGCCCCGTCGGCGACGGGGCTTGCGATTACGATCGGAGCGCAGGACGTCTCCGACGAACCGCGCTCCGGAACCGGGACGGTCGGCAGCGTCGTTGCAGCGGCCGCGACCGGCCCAGCGGTAACGCCCGCGCCGTTGGACGAGACGGCCTCGAGCGGCACCGACAGCGATTCGAGCGGCTGGAAATTCGGCCCGCGGAGCAACTACCTTGCGAATAATCCGCGGCTGATCGTCATCGATCCCGGGCACGGCGGCAGTGACGTCGGCACGGTGCACAGCGGTGTCTCGGAGGCGCAGCTCACGCTCGACATGGCGAAACGCTTACGCGATTTGCTGGTCGCGCAGGGCTGGCAGGTGAAGATGACGCGCGAAACCGACGTCGACGTTTACCAGCCGAACGACAGCGCGCGCGACGAGCTGCAAGCGAGAGTCGACGTCGCCAATAAAGCCGGCGCGCGGATGTTCGTCAGCATCCACGTCAACGGCTTTATCAACTCCGGGCCGTACGGCACGACGACGTATATTTCGAAGCCGGACGACGTTGCGCTGGCGCGTGCGATCGAGCGCCATCTCGCCGCCGACGGTACGAAAGACGACGGCATCGTCAAGAGCCATCTCTACGTAACGCTGCATACGAAGATGCCGGCGGCGCTCGTCGAGACGGCGTTTCTCAGCAATCCCAGCGACTACGCGCTGCTGACGTCGGCGGCTTGGCGGCAGAAGGTTGCGCAAGAGATCGCCGACGGGATCGGGCAGTACGCTCGCGAGTATCCCGTCACGGGCCAGCCCTCGCAGTAA
- a CDS encoding APC family permease has protein sequence MRLFDVVLFFVVAGSNLQWIASAAAAGASSLVVWLIAGLTMFAPIAISVVFLASHYPEEGGMYVWSKRAFGPFAGFMTGWTYWASNIPYFPALLYFAAGNALFMAGARGAALSTSPPYFIAFALAGLALATIVNLYGLSIGKWLTNVGGFTRWIATLLLIGLGALAWWHFGSATPLTAESLRLGFGLKDLIFWSVIAFAWTGPEAASFMGGEIENPRRSVPIGLAIAAPAIAVIYIVGTLSLLVAAVPHDINSSVGVMDGISRTASRFGWAILTPVAALLVAVSCLGSTGAWIGTTARIPYVAGIDHYLPPVFARMHPRWGSPVAALITMAVIASLFIFLGQGGTSVKGAYDVLVSATVITTMIPFVLLFASALKFHALAKTPVDIRIPGGPVTVCIAALVGLTTTLAAMVFAGFPADDDPNKALAVVKVIGLTGAMLLAGVTIYLTGRRKAQLKAQA, from the coding sequence ATGCGCCTTTTCGACGTCGTACTTTTTTTCGTCGTCGCGGGTTCGAATTTGCAGTGGATCGCCTCGGCCGCGGCCGCCGGTGCGAGCTCGCTTGTCGTTTGGCTGATCGCGGGGCTGACGATGTTCGCGCCGATCGCAATCTCGGTCGTCTTTCTCGCCTCGCACTATCCCGAAGAAGGCGGGATGTACGTCTGGAGCAAACGCGCCTTCGGGCCGTTCGCCGGGTTCATGACCGGGTGGACCTACTGGGCGAGCAACATTCCGTACTTCCCGGCCCTGCTCTACTTTGCCGCCGGCAATGCACTCTTCATGGCCGGTGCGCGCGGTGCCGCGCTCTCCACGTCGCCGCCATACTTCATCGCGTTTGCCTTGGCCGGGTTGGCGCTCGCCACGATCGTCAATCTCTACGGCTTGAGTATCGGAAAATGGCTGACCAACGTCGGCGGCTTTACGCGCTGGATCGCGACGCTGCTGCTGATCGGACTCGGTGCGCTGGCCTGGTGGCACTTCGGTTCGGCAACCCCGCTGACCGCCGAAAGCTTGCGCCTGGGCTTCGGCCTCAAGGATCTGATCTTCTGGTCGGTGATCGCCTTTGCGTGGACCGGGCCGGAGGCCGCCTCGTTCATGGGGGGAGAGATCGAAAATCCGCGCCGATCCGTGCCCATCGGTCTGGCGATCGCGGCGCCGGCCATCGCCGTCATCTACATCGTGGGAACGCTCAGCCTGCTCGTCGCCGCAGTCCCGCACGACATCAATTCGTCGGTCGGCGTGATGGACGGCATCTCGCGCACCGCTTCGCGCTTCGGCTGGGCGATCTTGACGCCGGTCGCCGCTCTGCTCGTGGCCGTCAGCTGCCTCGGCAGCACCGGTGCCTGGATCGGAACCACCGCGCGCATTCCCTACGTTGCAGGGATCGACCACTATCTTCCGCCCGTCTTTGCGCGCATGCACCCGCGCTGGGGATCGCCCGTCGCGGCGCTGATTACCATGGCCGTAATCGCCTCGCTCTTCATCTTCTTGGGTCAGGGAGGCACGAGCGTAAAGGGCGCGTACGACGTGCTGGTCAGTGCGACGGTCATCACCACGATGATCCCGTTCGTGCTCCTCTTTGCATCGGCGCTGAAGTTTCACGCGCTCGCGAAGACGCCGGTCGACATTCGCATTCCGGGCGGCCCGGTTACCGTCTGCATCGCCGCGCTCGTCGGCCTCACGACGACGCTGGCGGCCATGGTCTTTGCCGGCTTCCCGGCCGACGACGATCCAAACAAGGCGCTCGCCGTCGTCAAAGTCATCGGCTTGACGGGCGCAATGCTGCTCGCCGGGGTCACGATTTACTTAACCGGCCGTCGCAAGGCACAACTCAAAGCGCAAGCCTGA
- a CDS encoding TMEM175 family protein, producing the protein MRDEVFVRRLEAFGDIVMGFSLALLGLTLVVPDHAAALLEHQTWLIAYVWTFALVCIMWASHYWTFRYVFVPTPFCLVVNYAKLALTVLLVFMVQVLMRSYETGTARDVIVANELYWGCLAAIWAATALLLLVGLRDRRAFLAPEIAHRAVARIYRIAATIPALVVGIFIGAHGAADLMSSVVAISLVVGLVLGRAGAALVLRDRSGARAS; encoded by the coding sequence ATGCGCGACGAAGTCTTCGTTCGCCGCCTCGAAGCCTTCGGCGACATCGTGATGGGCTTCAGCCTTGCACTGCTTGGCTTAACGCTCGTCGTGCCCGACCACGCAGCAGCGCTCCTCGAGCATCAGACGTGGCTTATCGCCTACGTCTGGACGTTCGCGCTGGTCTGCATCATGTGGGCCTCCCACTACTGGACCTTTCGCTACGTCTTCGTTCCGACGCCGTTCTGCCTGGTGGTGAACTACGCGAAGCTGGCGCTAACGGTTCTGCTGGTCTTCATGGTGCAGGTGCTGATGCGGTCCTACGAGACGGGGACCGCGCGCGATGTCATCGTTGCAAACGAACTCTATTGGGGCTGCCTCGCGGCAATCTGGGCGGCGACGGCGTTGCTGCTGCTCGTCGGCCTGCGAGATCGGCGCGCGTTCCTGGCCCCGGAGATCGCGCATCGCGCCGTCGCGCGAATCTATCGTATCGCGGCGACGATTCCGGCGCTGGTTGTGGGAATCTTCATCGGCGCCCACGGCGCAGCGGACCTGATGTCGAGCGTCGTCGCGATCTCGCTGGTCGTTGGCCTCGTATTGGGACGCGCGGGGGCCGCTCTGGTTTTAAGAGACCGAAGCGGCGCGCGCGCGTCGTAG
- a CDS encoding ABC transporter ATP-binding protein, whose translation MQLLEVRNLRTTFRTEDGPVTAVNGLSFSLEAGETLGIVGESGSGKSVTALSIMRLLPRTATVTAERIALHGESLPDKSEAEMRAIRGRRIAMIFQDPMTSLNPVLTIGEQIAEAVRLHFGVDQREARERAIDMLRKVRIPLAEKRLGDYPHQFSGGMRQRVMIAMALSCNPELLIADEPTTALDVTIQAQVLELMDELQRETGAAIILITHDLGVVAEFCRNVLVMYGGNMVEYGTAEQIFAEPRMPYTQGLLSSLPRLDQNKRLVPIAGQPPNLLRLPPGCAFAPRCAYTMPICAEPVPLYDFGGGHVARCFLYDERARDQRPESQRGLPIIPAGSA comes from the coding sequence GTGCAGCTGCTCGAAGTCCGCAACCTTCGGACGACGTTTCGCACCGAAGACGGCCCCGTAACTGCGGTCAACGGTCTCTCGTTTTCGCTGGAAGCCGGCGAAACGCTCGGTATCGTTGGAGAGTCCGGCTCTGGAAAATCCGTAACCGCGCTCTCGATCATGCGGCTGTTGCCGCGGACCGCGACCGTTACGGCCGAACGCATCGCCCTGCACGGCGAAAGCCTGCCGGATAAGAGCGAAGCGGAGATGCGCGCGATTCGCGGCCGGCGGATCGCGATGATTTTCCAAGATCCCATGACCTCGCTCAATCCGGTGCTCACGATCGGCGAGCAGATCGCCGAAGCGGTGCGCCTCCACTTCGGCGTCGACCAGCGGGAAGCGCGCGAGCGCGCCATCGACATGCTGCGCAAGGTTCGCATTCCGCTGGCCGAAAAGCGGCTCGGCGACTATCCGCATCAGTTCTCGGGCGGAATGCGTCAGCGGGTGATGATCGCTATGGCGCTTTCGTGCAATCCGGAGCTGCTCATCGCCGACGAGCCGACGACCGCGCTCGACGTTACGATCCAGGCCCAAGTGCTCGAGCTGATGGACGAGCTGCAGCGCGAGACCGGCGCGGCCATCATTCTGATCACGCACGACCTTGGGGTCGTCGCCGAGTTCTGCCGGAACGTGCTCGTGATGTACGGCGGCAACATGGTTGAGTACGGGACCGCCGAGCAGATCTTTGCCGAGCCGCGCATGCCCTACACGCAGGGGCTGCTGTCGTCGCTGCCGAGGCTCGATCAGAACAAACGTCTGGTTCCGATCGCCGGACAGCCGCCGAATCTCTTACGGCTGCCGCCGGGCTGCGCTTTCGCGCCGCGCTGCGCCTACACGATGCCGATCTGCGCCGAGCCGGTTCCGCTCTACGACTTCGGCGGCGGGCACGTGGCGCGCTGCTTCCTCTACGACGAGCGTGCGCGCGACCAGCGCCCCGAAAGCCAGCGCGGCCTTCCCATTATTCCGGCCGGCAGCGCGTGA
- a CDS encoding dipeptide ABC transporter ATP-binding protein produces MNNGSLIEVKDLFKYFPIHAGLMSRHVADVRAVDGVSFRIEEGETLGLVGESGSGKTTIGRLLLRLLPATKGEIIFESRDVLAMNRNEIRRLRRSIQIIFQDPFASLNPRMSIGEIIAEPLRIHGIASGKAVDERVQELLSLVGLQPYHANRYPHEFSGGQRQRVGVARALAVDPRFIVCDEPVSALDVSIQAQVINLLEDLQKKFKLTYLFIAHDLSVVRHISTRVAVMYVGKIVELADRDALYERPMHPYTQALLSAIPIPDPVLEKRRKRIVLTGDIPSPVNPPPGCRFHTRCPVAFERCKIEEPPLREYAPGHFAACHWVEEHGGKAPELVSVP; encoded by the coding sequence GTGAACAACGGCTCTCTCATCGAGGTCAAGGATCTCTTCAAGTACTTCCCAATCCATGCTGGATTGATGTCGCGCCACGTCGCCGATGTCCGCGCGGTCGACGGTGTGAGCTTTCGGATCGAAGAGGGCGAAACGCTGGGGTTGGTCGGCGAATCCGGCTCCGGCAAGACCACGATCGGGCGGCTGCTCTTGCGCCTCCTGCCGGCGACCAAGGGCGAGATCATCTTCGAAAGTCGCGACGTCCTGGCGATGAACCGGAACGAGATACGCCGCCTGCGACGCTCGATTCAGATCATCTTCCAGGACCCTTTCGCTTCGCTCAATCCGCGGATGTCGATCGGCGAGATCATTGCCGAGCCGCTGCGAATTCACGGCATCGCGTCGGGTAAGGCCGTAGACGAGCGCGTTCAAGAACTCCTCTCACTCGTCGGGCTTCAGCCATACCACGCGAACCGTTATCCGCACGAGTTCTCCGGCGGGCAGCGCCAGCGCGTCGGGGTCGCGCGCGCGCTCGCCGTCGATCCGCGGTTCATCGTCTGCGACGAACCGGTCTCGGCGCTCGACGTCTCGATTCAGGCGCAGGTCATCAACCTGCTCGAGGATCTCCAGAAGAAATTCAAGCTGACCTACCTGTTCATCGCTCACGACCTTTCGGTCGTGCGGCACATCTCGACGCGGGTCGCCGTGATGTACGTCGGCAAGATCGTCGAGCTGGCCGACCGCGACGCCCTCTACGAGCGGCCGATGCATCCGTACACCCAGGCGCTGCTCTCGGCGATTCCGATTCCCGACCCGGTGCTCGAAAAACGGCGCAAACGCATCGTGCTCACTGGAGACATCCCGTCGCCGGTCAACCCGCCGCCGGGATGCCGCTTTCACACGCGCTGTCCGGTTGCGTTCGAGCGCTGCAAGATCGAGGAGCCGCCGCTGCGCGAGTACGCGCCGGGGCATTTCGCCGCGTGCCACTGGGTCGAGGAGCACGGCGGCAAAGCGCCCGAGCTGGTCTCCGTTCCTTAG
- a CDS encoding GerMN domain-containing protein — MRLPRLVVLVVLLVVVAAGTWYVLSNRAAHTAETLGIYYTKLDGNSLAQMRVTMRPPEPGESAAEHLHNTLRYAAVQAVAGPPNEIQAIRFPPGTQVLGASLDGSTATIDLSKQVEQQAGGTFGENGEFKALVYTMTAIRGINAVQILVEGSRLETLPGGHIELDQPLHRSDF; from the coding sequence GTGAGATTGCCGCGCCTAGTCGTTCTCGTCGTGCTTTTGGTCGTCGTTGCCGCCGGCACGTGGTACGTGCTCTCCAATCGGGCGGCGCACACCGCCGAAACGCTCGGCATCTACTATACCAAACTCGACGGAAACTCGCTGGCGCAGATGCGCGTCACGATGCGTCCGCCGGAGCCCGGCGAAAGCGCCGCCGAACATCTGCACAACACGCTCCGATACGCGGCCGTGCAAGCCGTCGCCGGGCCGCCCAACGAAATACAAGCGATTCGTTTTCCGCCGGGAACGCAGGTGCTGGGCGCGAGCCTCGACGGCTCGACCGCGACGATCGATCTTTCGAAACAGGTCGAACAGCAAGCCGGCGGCACGTTCGGCGAAAACGGCGAGTTCAAGGCGCTCGTCTACACGATGACCGCCATCCGCGGCATCAACGCCGTGCAGATCCTCGTTGAGGGAAGCCGCCTCGAGACGCTGCCTGGAGGTCACATTGAGCTGGATCAGCCGCTTCACCGCTCGGATTTCTAA
- a CDS encoding phosphatase PAP2 family protein yields the protein MPESESRADHVSAVVPIRNRRVWRDLARILSTIFNPFLTALALFVILAHIGAKDTLDFWRLLFVSTFFVSIGPMLYVFWLYATDRISDLDMSVRAERELVFSAFVIFDVLGAIALWIVHAPRLMIAATLGYLVSTLIVQYITRYWKISTHAIGITAPLAALTLIYARQPLPFMVLIPMVCWARVYLKAHTIMQVLAGAALAICTTAFFFSMFHVGLLSVK from the coding sequence GTGCCGGAATCCGAGAGCCGCGCCGATCACGTCTCAGCCGTCGTTCCGATCAGGAACCGGCGCGTTTGGCGCGATTTGGCGCGGATTTTGTCGACGATCTTCAACCCGTTTCTGACGGCCCTGGCGCTCTTCGTGATCCTCGCCCACATAGGGGCCAAGGATACGCTGGACTTCTGGCGCCTGCTCTTCGTTTCGACCTTCTTCGTCTCGATCGGGCCGATGCTCTACGTCTTCTGGCTCTACGCGACCGACCGCATCTCCGATCTCGACATGTCGGTGCGAGCCGAACGGGAGTTGGTCTTCAGCGCCTTCGTCATCTTCGACGTGCTTGGCGCGATCGCGCTTTGGATCGTGCACGCGCCGCGGCTGATGATCGCGGCGACGCTCGGCTACCTCGTTTCGACCCTGATCGTGCAGTACATCACGCGCTATTGGAAGATCAGCACGCACGCGATCGGCATCACGGCGCCGCTCGCGGCGCTGACGCTGATCTACGCCAGACAGCCGCTCCCGTTCATGGTGCTGATCCCCATGGTCTGCTGGGCGCGCGTCTATCTCAAAGCACACACGATCATGCAGGTTCTGGCCGGCGCGGCGCTCGCGATCTGCACGACCGCCTTCTTCTTCTCGATGTTCCACGTCGGCTTGCTCTCCGTAAAGTAG